A segment of the Cellvibrio sp. KY-YJ-3 genome:
CTTTCTCAATTAAATCCAACCTTTCAAATTCTGCCATCATCCACTCCGCCTCAGCTACACCTTCGTGTAGAACGGATAAAACGTTGGTCATCCTTTCCAAAAAAGGTGAATTTCCCCCATGAGGTAAAAAAAGTAACTCTCCTTGCTGCTCAAAAGAAACACGCGGGCTATCCAAATCAATATTAACAACAGCCTCAACATTACCATTGGTGTGCTCTTGCATCCCGATTACAAAAGGCTCTCGCTCGATCACCGCGGGAACATAGGGAACACGCCACGAATCTCCAGTCAAAAACAGATTTTCATTCGCATCAAAACCAAATAATGCAATTGTCAGCCAGCGATCACTCTCCATTTGCTGAAATAGAATGGGGTAGTATTTTTGGACTTCGTTAAATTCACTCGGATATACCGCGCAGCCGGCAACTGCATCGCCAAACTCTGATCCACGCTGTGTAATAACACGTAGGTTTTTGTGGGCAATATTATTAAGCACTTCATATTTCGCCATTTATTTTTCCTTCTCAAAACTTACAAAAAAACAAAGCCGCTGTCTCCAGCGGCTTTGTTTATTGGTTGCCAATAACGCTATAACTTAAAAAGTATAACGCAAGCCAACCTGGTAACGAGCCCCCAAATCTTCCAGGGATAACAACTGAGCCTTTGAGCGACCATGAGTTCGATAGTTTTCACCAGTTACGTTGATACCTTCAGCTGTGACGCTCAAGTTATCATTGATTTCGTAACCAATAGAGACATCGATTTGTGCATAGTCCTCAACATATTCAGGTTGATTGCCGCCGCCTGCAGTCCGACTTTCAAGGAAGCTGTCACGCCAGTTGTAAGCAACGCGTACTTGCCATGCATCGCGATCGAAGAAACCAACGAAGTTAGCAGTATCTGACAAGCCTGTCATAGCAAACTGACCTTCGGTAGTCAGGTTATCAAACTCCACATCCGCATCAACCATAGTGTAGTTTGCTTGTACCCCAAAACCTGAATCACCAAACCAGTGTTGTACTGCGAATTCAAGACCATCAATCACTGTAGCCTTGTCATTAACAGGTTTGTTGACTTTCCACATCAGTAGCGGATCATCTCCATCAGCGCGAACCCAACGTCCATTGTCAGAAATAAAGGCCGAATCAGAATTTTCCAACACATAAGTGTGCAATGCTAATTCGTTAGCTTGTGGTATTCCGCTACCTACAGCCAATTGACCTAAACGCACGTCACGCAATCCGTAAGCAGACTCTTCAACAATTTGCGTACCAATGAAGTTATCAACGTCCTTGCGGAAATAACCCAAGGATACATAACTATCCTCGGTATAATACCATTCAGCAGAAACATCGGTATTAAAGGACTCCATTGGCTTCAAGTTTGGCACACCAGCGTTCGCAGTGCGGTTATACAAATCGTTCAAACCAACATCTGGACGCAAATCAACATAACTTGGACGACCAATAGTTTCGCTTAAAGAAAGACGCAATTTCAACGAATCAGTTGGGCTAATATCGAAGTCAATATTTGGCAACAAATAGTCATAAGAGCCTGAACCGGTTTGTAATGTTTTTTCACTTTCATAACGTACAGACCAGTCGTTGTCACCTTCCCACCAAAGTATTTCAGGCTCATTTACCAATGAGCGAGAGCTTACGTCGGTTTCTTCGTAGCGAACACCAACAAGTACATTTGATTCCATGCCGCCAAGTTCAAAATTAGAGTTAAATTGAACGTAAGCTGATTTAGATTCTTCTTCAATAGTACGATTAGTGGTGTAAATATTGTTCCATTGGATTTTGCCATTTACGAAATCATAGAAATCCGCTGGATAGGCTCCACTTGCATTAATTGCTTCGGCAGTTTCTATAATTTTTGGCAAATTAGCATCAACACCGATAAAAAATAATGGGTCATTGGTGGTTGAACCGTAATCGGGGAAGTCTTTACCAAAATCGCGCAACTCAAAATACTGGTCAGGATATGCAGCTGGATCTATACCATCCCAGTTACCAACACCTTGACGGTTATCACCTGACGCAAGACTTTCATTTGAGTCCTTACGCTGCTCAATACCAAATCTAAGTGCTGCATTTTCAAAGAAGCCGGAACCATTAAATTGAAATTCACCAGACAATTGCGTCTGTTCAATTTCAGTGCGGTTGCGCGAGCGTGGGTTATTGGTCATAGCGCCGCTAACATCGCCACCATCAAGTACGCCATTACAGTTACCACTACGGTATGGATCTCGCGGGGCGCGATTACGTAAAATACAATCATCAAAAGTCACACTCATCAAAGGCATGCTTTTGGACCAATCAACGTATTCACCAGTAACAACGTTGGCATTCATGCCAACATCAACACCATCACTAGCATTTTTTGCGCTAGAGCTGTGATGATCAAGTGCCAATGAGAATTGATCATTCACTTCAAATGCAAGATTGAGACCGACTGAATTATTATCGGTGTAAGATTCAACATGAGCACCAGCGAAGGACACATCTTTCAAGCGACTAACGCCGTTAGTAAGATAGGACTCACGGTAAATAACCGGAGTGCGAACAGCGCCATTGTCGAAGGTTAATTCTGAAATTGCATCGACATTAAACCAAACTGATTGTTGTGAGCGATCTGAAGTACGATCCAAACCGGAGTATGTGTAATCCAGAGTCGCAGTCAAACGCTCAGTTGGTTTGAATTGAAATACTGCTTGAGCATTGGTGCGCTCGCGCTCATTGTCTTGGACTTCATAACGCAAATCGGTTGGCAAGGCGTACAAATCGCCGTGATTTGGAGCATTATTGATTACTACACCATCTTTGAAGCGTTCCACTGAGCGCTTGGTAAGATCTGGATTAGTTGAATCCCAAGTATTAATGTTTGCCCAGTTGTTTACAAAGTTGTTCGCGTTTGAATTGTCCCGGCGCTGATAAGAACCGGTAATAGCAACACCAAAGGTATCGTCATCGTTAACCCAGGAATACAACCCTGAAATTTCTGGTGTAATTTCATCACCTACACCCGAGCGCACAGTTTCATCTTGCGTTGCTTTCACGCCAATACTAGCGCGACTACCTGCTTCCAGCGGGCGAAGTGTTTTGATATTGATGGTGGCGCCAAGCCCACCTGTAGCTATATCCGCGCGGCCGGTTTTGTAAACCTCAACACCGAATACTGATTCTGATGCAAGATTGGCAAAATCATAGGCACGAGTTGATGAGTCGCCAGTATTGTTATTAGCAACTGCAGGCATTACGCGACCATTTAAGGTCACCATGTTCAACTCAGCACCAATACCACGAGCAGTTACTTGCGAGCCCTCACCATCAGAGCGATTGATGGATAAACCAGTGATACGCTGCAAAGACTCTGCGAGGTTTGTATCGGGCATTTTACCGATATCTTCTGCAGAAATTGCATCCACAACACCCACTGCATTGCGCTTGGTATCCATCGACTGCATTACCGATGCACGAATACCAGTAACCATCACCTCTTCGAGTTGACTGTCCTGTTGCGCCAACGCCATTCCGCTTACCCCAGCCGCCACTGAAGCAACTGCTGTGGTTAAAAGTTTCTTCTTAAAGCTTATTGTTTTGTACATGGAGCCCTCTCCTTTATTATCGTCGGGATTATATTTCCGGTACTGCTATGCCTGAAGCACGGCCCAAAAAAAGGCAACGCCTCAAGCATTTTCGCTCCAAACCCTGCAAGCGAATTCGCTCTCGCCTATCGCTGTCGTTATTAAAACGATTGCATGACTTTAGCCGAGATAATTAAACATAAACGTTAGAGTCGATATCTTTTTCTTGCCAAACACTCAGAATGAAAAGTCAGGTGCCACTGATTTATTTTTTTGTTAACTGGAGCCAAAATTACCCCCATGTGACAGCGCTGTCAATCGATTAAAAATTAACTTTACACATATTATTTAACGAGACATGCAGAACACCTTATTGTCAAAAAGACACAAATAAGGAGTTTTCAGCTACTACAACTGCCAATCAATAGGAGATTTTCCTTGGGAGTGTAAGTAGTGATTTGCTTGGGAAAAATGTCCGCAGCCGATGAAACCGCGGTGTGCAGATAAGGGAGATGGGTGTGGTGCCTTGAGTACTAAATGCTTTTGTGGGTCAATAAAGGCAGCTTTTTTCTGGGCGTAACTTCCCCATAAGAGGAAAACAACACCAGCACATTGCTGATTTACCAGCTGAATCGCCTTGTCAGTAAATTGTTCCCAGCCCCGCCCTTGATGCGAACCGGCGGCAGCCTGTTGGACAGTCAATGTGGCATTGAGCATGAGCACACCTTGATTAGCCCATGCTTGTAAACATCCATGTCCTGGATGCTTAAAACCTATATCGCGCTGCAGCTCCTTAAACATATTTTGCAACGACGGCGGCACTTGAACACCCTGTTGCACCGAGAAGCATAGGCCATGAGCTTGATTGGGGCCGTGATAAGGATCTTGCCCAAGGATTACAACTTTGACCTGATCTAACGGCGTACTGTTGAATGCATTGAAAATATTCCTGGACTCCGGATAAATAACTTTACCCAGTTGCTTTTCCGCCAGCAGAAAGGCTTTTAACTGCTGCATGTAAGGCTGCTCAAACTCTGGCGCCAAATGAAGTAACCAGCTGGGATGAATATCTATCTTTTTAGCAGTCGCCATGATTTAACAGCCTCAGAATACTTACAAAAACACACAAGCAGAACTTTCAGGCAATAAAAAGCCCGACACCAGGCCGGGCTTTTTACAAGACTTACTGTGAAAAGTAAAACTTAGAGCTTGTCGCCGTGCTCAGCCAGATATTTAGCAACACCTGCTGGCGATGCGTCCATACCTGCGTCACCTTCTTTCCAGCCCGCAGGGCATACTTCGCCGTGTTGCTCATGGAAAATCAATGCATCAACAGTGCGAATGGTATCGTCAATGTTACGGCCAATTGGCAAGTCGTTAACGATTTGAGAGCGTACTACACCCGCTTCGTCGATGATGAAAGTACCACGGAAAGCTACACCATCAGCAGACTCTACATCGAATGCTTTAGCAATTGAGTGCGTAATGTCAGCAACCAGAGTGTAACGAACTGGACCAATACCACCTTCGTTTACTGGAGTATTACGCCATGCGTTGTGGGTGAATTGTGAATCGATAGAAACACCAATCACTTCTACATTGCGCTTTTTGAACTCTTCTACGCGGTGATCAAATGCCAACAGCTCTGATGGACATACAAAGGTGAAGTCCAATGGATAGAAAAATACAACAGCTTTTTTGCCTTTGGTGGCTTCAGCAAAGTTGTAACCGTCTACGATTTCACCATTTGCCAATACGGCTGATGCGGTGAAGTCAGGTGCTTTTTTACCAACTAATACGCCCATGTTTAATCTCCTGATAGTTAAGACTGAGGGTTGAGGTTCAAAAATAAGGACAACAGCAATCGGATACCAAATCTATTCACTGAATGTGATGATTGGATGGTCAGTTATTGATTGCCTATTCTTCGTCGATAGTGCGTGGCTATCATACACAGGCCTAGCCCTATGTCCCATTGATTTTCTATATGACAATTCCAAAACTAAGACTATTGGCCAACAACTGGCACCAAAATATGTAAACAAGTTATAAGAAATAATAGCAATGCATTCCAAATAAGAATTTATCTCACAACTTGTTGACATAACTTCTCATTAGACTTAGAGTTTCATTCGTAATCATATTGAAGCCGCCTCTGCGACTTTGAGATCATTTCCTGAACAATCTGTGGAACTGTGCTATGTACGTTTGTGTATGCAAAGGCATAACTGATAGACAAATCAAAGCCGCTATTGATGATGGCGCCAATTCCTTGGGGCAGCTGCGCAAAGCATTGGGTGTTGCTAGCCAATGCGGTAAATGTTCAGTAATGACGCGCGAAATTCTGAATGAAGCGGTCAACGATACCCCTATGATCAACGGCTTACCGCAATTCTACGCCCTAGCCTAACTCCTGCTGCACCGAATCAAGCACTAAAAAGAATCTAAATCATTTCGATTTTTAGTGCTTTTTCCTTCTCCATCAAATACTTAGATAAAATCCTCCGCTTGACACTGAGCCGTTCGGCGACCAGACTCTCCTTTTGTTATTTGACGCATTAAGGAGAACTCCATGAAAGGCGATCCACAAGTCATCGCAGTATTGAACAAGGTTCTGGGCAACGAGCTGGTTGCGATTAATCAATACTTCTTGCACGCACGCATGTACAAAGACTGGGGCTTAAAAGAGCTGGCCGATCACGAATATCACGAATCTATTGATGAAATGAAACACGCGGATGCATTGGTCGAGCGTATTCTGTTTTTAGAAGGGCTTCCCAACTTGCAAGACCTGGGTAAATTGCACATTGGTGAAGATACGCCGGAAATGCTCAAGTCTGACTTAAAACTCGAATTGAAAGCGATTCCTGACCTGCGCGACGGCATCATCATCTGCGAAGGTGTGCGTGATTTTGTAAGCCGCGACCTGTTAAAAAGTATCCTCGAATCCGAGGAAGAGCATGTTGATTGGCTGGAGACCCAGCTGTCATTGATTGATACTGTCGGTCTGCAGAATTATCTGCAGTCCAAAATGGGCTCAACCACTTGATTCTGAATAGCTGCCTGGAAAGGTATTAAAAGATAGTAAAAAGGAGCCTGCTGGCTCCTTTTTACTGTTGTGCTCGCGAGGGTTAAACCCACCCATTCCCTAATCTACATATTGATCCAACCATTTAATGCCCGCAATTTGAATACCCGGTCACCATGTTTTAGTACTACACCATCGACCAAAATATCCTGCACCACAAATTGACCGGTAGCGACTATATTGCCCACACCCAAGGTCTGCCCGTTGATAACCACGCTGCTAATGCCACCGGCCAGATAATCATGACGCTGGTAGCTGATGGTCGGCATCTTCTGTTTGGTATTCCAGGGCAGCTCGTTAAAGTCCTGGACATGAGTCATGGAGTCAAAGGTGCGCGCAGGCTCACGCACAACCTCTGCAGGTGGCAACGCCGCTTGGGCCACTGAAGGACTAGCAAAAGGATCTACTACCGATTCCGAACCCGTCGCTTCTTCAGGGGCATAGAGTTGACTTACATCAGCCTCCATTGTTGGTTCTGGCGCAGCATCTTCCGCATAGAGATCTTTTATATCAGTCGCAGCAACTCCACTGCTATCCGGCCGGACAGCAACAGCACTCGCCAAGCTGGCGGCAGATTGAGAGGGCAACGGTTGCTGCGGTTGGACTGGAGTCACTACCGCCGGTGTTACAGGTTGACTAACCGGAGGTTGCACCTTGGCGGGCGCGGGCTGAACGGGCGAAATAGCAGTTGCTGTCGGCGAGGTATTGGTTGTTTGCCAGCGCCAGATAATGACCGCCACTAGTACAATAATTAGCGCAGCCGCAACCCACCAATACCATGCACGGGAAGACTGCTCCGGTTCCAGCGCCAATGGCCGATGTTGGGTATTCAAATCCGGTACCGGTGTTTGATTTTTACGCTCGGTATCGGCGCGATTGAGGGCATCCAAAATTAACGACATAGAACTACAGCCCTTGTGCTTCTGAGCCCTGCACATTTAAAAGCGCAGGTATTTTTTGTTCATCCAACTGGACCAGTGGTTTATCCACCCCCAGCACTTCATTGAGGCGACGCAAGGTTTGAGCGCCTATAACACCATCCGGCAGAATGTTTTGCGTGCGCTGAAAAAGCTCTACCCGTTTTTTAAGTTTTTCAGTGTAAAACTGGCGCGTCAGGGGTGCAGGTTGCTGATCAAGCTGGGCAAACTGTTCTGCCACCCAAGTGACCAAATCGTTTTTATCGCCCAGCTGCAAACTTTTTTCGAACCCTTGCGGGCGCGACCAGACATAATAAAAGTCGCCCGTCCACAGTGGCGCTATATCGCGCCAAGGGATAATCCGCTCCACCCCATTTTCGATAATAAGCACATAGTTTTCACTCAACCCGGCCAACAACAGATAAACCCACTTTTTATCGCTGGTCGCCAAGGTCATCAAACCTGGGCGATTGATATCCTTTAATTCATCCCAGGAAGCGAGGCGCACTTTTTCGCAACTGTAGTTCACCGCAACCGACGCAAGGCACGGGTTGGTGCTATCGCCTACTGCAAGGGAAAGATGATCAAACAGTACCAATTGCGCCGCTACTAAATCCCTTGTCGCCATCGCAATCAGTGGTGATTGTTCGTTCACGACACTGGCTGACGCTGCACTACTTGAACTTGCGAATAATGAAGAGGATTGCGTTGACCCATTTACCGCTCCCGCATTGGCCAAAGGTGCAGAGCCGGTTGAGAGCTCATCCGGCAACAAAAACCATACTGCCACCATCACCGCTGCAACAACTGCAACCAATAAGGCATGCCAGGAGGTGCGGGCAGCAGCAACTTTCTCCTCCTGGTGGGTAGCCGTACCCGCGACTTCTTTGGCGGCAGAAGCAAAAATCTGTTTATCGATGTTGTGCTGATTTTGCGCATAGGCGCCAAGCAATAAACGCTCGCAGAGCACGTTGATTAAGCGTGGAATGCCACCGCTAAACTCGTGAATTTTTTTAATGATGGCATCGCTAAACGGGCGCTGATGATCGGGTAAACCAGCAACTTTCAGGCGGTGATGGATGTATGCTTTGGTTTCAGCCGGCGTAAGTGCTTCCAGATGAAAGCGGGCGGTAATACGCTGGGATAATTGCCGCAATGCAGGGCGCGCTAATAGTTTTTTCAGCTCAGGCTGCCCCACCAGCATAATTTGCAGCAGCTTTTCAGTGGTAGTTTCAAGGTTGGTAAGCAGGCGAATCTGCTCTAGCACCGGAACTTTTAACAGCTGCGCCTCATCTATCAGCAATACGGTTTTACGACCTTTGCGATGATTATCCAGCAGGAACTCATTGAGCGCGTCAGTCAGGTTTTTAACCGTTAACTCGTCGCTGATGTAACTCACCCCCAGCTCATCACAAATTGTGCAGAGCAGCTCGGGCGCATTGGCCGTGGGGTTAAGGATAATCGCGATATCGGTATTTTCCGGCAGCTGCTCCAGCAGACAGCGAATAATCGTAGTTTTACCCGTGCCCACCTCGCCGGTGAGCATTACAAAACCACCGTTTTGGATGCCGTATAACAGGTGCGCCAACGCTTCCCGATGCTGATCGCTCATAAAGAGATAGCGCGGGTTAACGGCGATAGAAAAAGCTGGCTCTTTTAGCCCAAAAAATTCGTGATACATAGACGCAGCGGGACACAGTTATTATGAATGGCTAGGCAGGCCGGAATCATAACAGGCCGTGTCGGATACAGGCAGCCTCTTATTAGGTTGACGCACGCAAGCAACACCAGAATTGCCTAACACCGATCTCAAAAATGCACCCCCGCACCACGAGTAGCAACTACCGCTTCAATTTGATGCTGACTCCACAGGGCTTTGGCCAAAGCTTGCAGAGCATCCGGCTCGCCGTGTACTAAATAAAAGCGCGGGCTATCCACAAAACCGACGGCCCAATCCAGCAATTGCTGCTGCCCGGCATGGGCGGAAAAACCGCCCAAGGTGTGAACTTTGGCGCGCACCATAATCTCCTGGCCAAAGAGTTTTATCTTCTTCACCCCATTTACCAGAATGCGCCCCAATGTGCCTTGGGCTTGGAAGCCCACAAACACTAGATGAGTGTTTTTCTGCCAGAGGCGATGTTTGAAGTGATGGCGAATACGCCCGCCGGTACACATTCCGCTGCCCGCAATAATGATCGCCCCCGCTTTGACATGATTGAGCGCCATGGATTCCTCCACACTGGCAGTAATAGTCAGACAAGGCAGAAACTCACTCAATGTGCGGCTGCGATACTCACTCATCACGGCGCGATCTTTGGCGTGCCAGTCATGGCGCATCTGCTCATAGACCTCAGTCACCGCGCCGCCCATGGGGCTATCCAGATAAACCCGCCAACCCTGCAACTTCCCTTGGTGATACATCACCCCTAACTGGAATAGCAGTTCCTGGGTGCGGCCGATAGCAAATGCAGGAATCAAAATATTGCCGTTATCTGCCGAAGCTGCCGCCAGCACCTCCTCAAATTCAGCGATAGTGTCATCAAATGAGCGATGGTTACGGTCGCCATAAGTGCCCTCCATCAACACTACGTCGGCATGACGCAGTTGCGTGGGCTCAGGCATTAAGGAGGTGTCGGGATTACCCAAATCGCCGGAAAAAACCAGTGTTTTAGTGCTTTCTCCCGCCCCCAAATGCAACTCAACAATCGCGGAACCAAGGATATGTCCTGCATCGTGAAACACCAGATTCACGTCAGCCCCGATTGCCTGAAGCACACCATAGGTGGAGGGTTCACAGAGAGCGAGGGCACGCTCCACATCCAAATCATCATATTCCGGCCGCAGCAATTCCTTGCCGGCACGTTCACGGCGCAGGTTTTCGTAATCCAGATCGCGCAGATATAAACTCAGGGCATCTTTTAGCAAGATGGGCAATAAGCGTGCGGTGCCCTCGGTGCAGTGAATACTGCCGCGAAAGCCACCGCGCACTAATCGCGGCAAGCGGCCACTATGATCCAAATGCACATGGGACAAAATTACTGCATCAATAGCTGCCGGATCAAAGCTGAATGCCTGCTCTTCGCTGCCCTCTCCTTGCAGAATTCCACAATCAAGCAGGTAGCGTTTGCCGGCCGTTTCCAACAAATGACAGGAGCCGGTGACTTCCTGAGCCGCCCCCAAAAAAATGAGTTGATGCGCTTTGGCGTTATTCATACCGACTCCTTTATTGTTTTGACTTTTGTGTGCTCTCTATGGAGCTTAGCAGCTAAAGCGCCGCGCCGACTTGTCAGCTGGCGTTCCATTTTTCTGCACCTATCCCATGTTTAAAAGCCGCCTCAAACTGGCACACATTTCACCTTATGCTGTGCAACTATAGGTGGGTAGTTACTGCTGTCGGGACAATAAAGAGACCAGAGGAATTTATGATAAAAACCCTAACCACCAAACACCTCCCAATACTGCCAGCTGGTTTGGTATTACTAGCGAGCTATCACGCACAGAGTGAGAATGCGTTAATCGCCTACCCCGGTTACACCGGCGAATATCCAGGTTACACCCTGAAAGTCGATGAGCGTTTTGATCGTCTGGATAACATGCTATGGCGAGTAGGCGACGGCGCGGTGGGTCATGAGTCGGCGTGCCGTTTTACGCCACAAGGTGCGCAAGTAGAAAAGGGCTTACTGCATTTAATCGTCAACCAGGAAAAAGTACCCGCCAGCTGGTCAGAGGATCATCAACAGGAAAAGCGACCCTATGAGTATTCCTGCGGCGAATTGCGTACCGCACCCACTAAAACCATCAAATACGGGCGTTTTGAAACACGTATGAAAGCCCCTGCTCGTAGCGCTGCCAGCGGTTATATCTCTTCTTTGTTCACCTATACCAATAGCGGTTCACCGCGCGAGTGGGAGGAGATTGATGTGGAGCTGGAAGGCGGCCGCCCTGACAAGTTCCAAGCCAATTTGATTTATGGTTTGGATACCCCCAATTGGGTTGCTACCCGCGAATGGGGTGCATGGGAAGATAAAATTGAAGTAGGCCCGGTTGATGACTGGCGGGTATTTGCCATCGAGTGGGCACCCACTTTTATCAAATGGTATGTAGACGGCAAACTGGTCAAAACACTCGATCAGAGCCAGCTGGACTGCAAACCCGAATGTGCGCCCGGGCAGAAAAAGCCAACACCGATTCCCGATAACCTGACATCACTCATGATGAACTTCTGGATCCCCAACGATGAGATTCAGGATGTATTTGGCGGCAACAAAAAGCACAACACCTACCCCATGGTGACTCAATACGACTGGATCAGAATCTACCAGTTGGATTCAGCACCACTCGCGAATTATTGATGGCGGTTTTTTATCTCCCGCCAAACGCATCTGCTCGACCACCCATTCCCCTCCAGCCGACTGCTCCAAGGTCGGCTTTTTTACGTATAAGTGCTGGCTTCTGGTGCAAAGCGCGGCAGGTTAGATTGCCCGCCAAGCCCCAAATTGATACCATTGCGGCCTTTTTAAGCAGGGGCCCTTTTTTTACAGGCAACTCCTGGTAAGCAGCCCCCCTCGGCCGCAACCCTCTCCCGCCTTTATTATTGATTTCCTTACACAGAGAGTTTCTATGTCAGTTGATTTTCGTTCAGCTCCGCTATCCGCTTTGGCCAATCACGACGAGTTTGTACAGCGTCATATCGGCCCGGATGCCCAACAAACTGCCGCTATGCTGGCAACCCTGGGCGTCAGCTCAGTCAAGGAGCTGATCGACAAAACGGTGCCGGACAATATCCGCCTGAAAAACGAACTCAATCTGGGCGATGCGGTCAGCGAAGCCAATGCACTGGCCCAACTCAAAGCCATCGCCAGTAAGAACAAGATCTTCAAAAACTACATCGGCATGGGCTACCACGACACCCACGTGCCACTGGTGGTTCTGCGCAACGTATTGGAAAACCCGGGTTGGTACACGGCTTACACGCCCTACCAACCCGAAATCGCCCAAGGCCGTTTGGAGGCATTGCTCAACTACCAGCAAATGATCATCGACCTGACCGGGATGGAAATGGCCAACGCTTCGGTATTGGATGAAGGTACCGCCGCCGCTGAAGCCATGGCGATGTGTAAGCGTCAAAACAAGAAAAGTAAATCCGACGTGTTTTTTGTGGATGCAGATACTCACCCGCAAACCATCGCTGTGGTGAAAACCCGCGCCGAACATTTCGGTTTTGAAGTTTTTGTCGCCAAGGCCGATGAACTTATCAATGGCGACTACTTCGGCGCCCTGCTCTCTTACCCAGGCTCT
Coding sequences within it:
- a CDS encoding MBL fold metallo-hydrolase RNA specificity domain-containing protein, whose product is MNNAKAHQLIFLGAAQEVTGSCHLLETAGKRYLLDCGILQGEGSEEQAFSFDPAAIDAVILSHVHLDHSGRLPRLVRGGFRGSIHCTEGTARLLPILLKDALSLYLRDLDYENLRRERAGKELLRPEYDDLDVERALALCEPSTYGVLQAIGADVNLVFHDAGHILGSAIVELHLGAGESTKTLVFSGDLGNPDTSLMPEPTQLRHADVVLMEGTYGDRNHRSFDDTIAEFEEVLAAASADNGNILIPAFAIGRTQELLFQLGVMYHQGKLQGWRVYLDSPMGGAVTEVYEQMRHDWHAKDRAVMSEYRSRTLSEFLPCLTITASVEESMALNHVKAGAIIIAGSGMCTGGRIRHHFKHRLWQKNTHLVFVGFQAQGTLGRILVNGVKKIKLFGQEIMVRAKVHTLGGFSAHAGQQQLLDWAVGFVDSPRFYLVHGEPDALQALAKALWSQHQIEAVVATRGAGVHF
- a CDS encoding family 16 glycosylhydrolase gives rise to the protein MIKTLTTKHLPILPAGLVLLASYHAQSENALIAYPGYTGEYPGYTLKVDERFDRLDNMLWRVGDGAVGHESACRFTPQGAQVEKGLLHLIVNQEKVPASWSEDHQQEKRPYEYSCGELRTAPTKTIKYGRFETRMKAPARSAASGYISSLFTYTNSGSPREWEEIDVELEGGRPDKFQANLIYGLDTPNWVATREWGAWEDKIEVGPVDDWRVFAIEWAPTFIKWYVDGKLVKTLDQSQLDCKPECAPGQKKPTPIPDNLTSLMMNFWIPNDEIQDVFGGNKKHNTYPMVTQYDWIRIYQLDSAPLANY